A single region of the Oncorhynchus kisutch isolate 150728-3 linkage group LG30, Okis_V2, whole genome shotgun sequence genome encodes:
- the LOC109874824 gene encoding 5'-AMP-activated protein kinase subunit gamma-1 isoform X2, whose translation MKRFGSLRRSKKRKEQDLLAAGRRQSEPPCLPVSGLSSSPSTPSLHMLFPKEVHQSAPERLERSLSSPPPDTGQRLSLPSSAKPPMSSSSPIPYAFPLPQATSQPNFYGLFEGMLEKLDLNDDGVAAEPDRDIYMRFMKSHCCYDIVPTSSKLVVFDTGLQVKKAFFALVANGVRAAPLWDSERQCFVGMLTITDFIIILHRYYKSPLVQIYELEDHKLETWREVYLQETFKPLVNISPESSIFDAVYSLIKNKIHRLPVIDPVTGNPLYILTHKRILKFLQLFVREMPKPAFMKQTLGELGIGTYKNIAFIHPDTPIIKALQIFVERRVSALPVVDVSGKVVDIYSKFDVINLAAEKTYNNLDITVTQALRHRCQYFEGVMQCHKLDTLETIVDKIVKAEVHRLVVVDDRSAIEGIISLSDILQALVLSPADACREEGLLE comes from the exons ATGAAGAGGTTCGGCAGCCTGAGGAGGAGTAAGAAGCGGAAGGAGCAGGACCTGCTAGCGGCAGGAAGACGCCAGTCAGAGCCACCATGTCTGCCTG TCTCCGGCCTCTCGTCTTCCCCCAGCACCCCCAGCCTGCACATGCTGTTCCCTAAGGAGGTTCACCAGAGTGCCCCAGAGCGCCTGGAACGCTCCCTCTCATCACCCCCACCAGACACCGGACAGCGCCTCAGCCTGCCGTCCTCTGCCAAGCCCCccatgtcctcctcctctccgatACCCTACGCTTTCCCACTGCCCCAAGCTACCTCACAGCCA AATTTCTACGGTTTATTCGAAGGCATGCTGGAGAAACTTGACCTAAACGATGATGGTGTTG CTGCTGAACCAGACAGAGATATTTACATGCGCTTTATGAAGTCCCACTGCTGCTATGACATCGTTCCCACCAGCTCCAAGCTGGTCGTGTTCGACACGGGCCTACAG GTGAAGAAGGCGTTCTTTGCCTTAGTGGCCAATGGGGTGCGTGCTGCCCCACTATGGGATTCAGAGAGGCAGTGTTTTGTGG GAATGTTGACAATCACAGACTTCATCATCATACTACACAGATACTACAAGTCACCGTTG GTGCAAATATATGAGTTGGAAGATCATAAGCTTGAGACATGGAGAG AAGTATATTTGCAAGAGACATTCAAGCCTTTAGTGAACATATCACCCGAATCAAG CATATTTGATGCAGTCTATTCCCTCATTAAAAACAAGATCCACCGGCTGCCTGTCATCGACCCTGTGACGGGGAACCCACTTTACATCCTCACACACAAGAGGATCCTCAAGTTCCTACAGCTCTTT GTGCGTGAGATGCCCAAGCCGGCTTTTATGAAGCAGACTCTCGGAGAGCTGGGCATCGGCACCTACAAGAACATAGCCTTCATCCACCCTGACACACCCATCATCAAGGCCCTGCAGATCTTCGTAGAGAGGAGGGTGTCTGCCCTGCCTGTTGTGGACGTATCTG GGAAAGTGGTGGATATTTACTCCAAATTTGATGTCATA AACCTGGCAGCAGAGAAGACTTACAATAACCTGGACATCACAGTGACCCAGGCTCTGAGGCATCGCTGCCAGTACTTTGAGGGGGTCATGCAATGCCACAAGCTGGACACACTGGAGACCATTGTGGACAAGATTGTCAAAGCAGAG gtccACCGGCTGGTAGTGGTGGATGATCGCTCGGCCATCGAGGGCATCATCTCCCTGTCTGACATTCTGCAGGCCCTGGTGCTCAGCCCAGCAG ATGCCTGCAGAGAGGAGGGCCTCCTGGAGTGA
- the LOC109874824 gene encoding 5'-AMP-activated protein kinase subunit gamma-1 isoform X1, whose amino-acid sequence MGSTVMESNKKDMKTSKKKRTLRLNMPGEVCSHSVSPTKGLFVRGGPAGVSQPSSPMAAHSQSRISPGSSRTISPYLSTHQVPSPPKSPLCLSFSGIFRSSPNSSSNSSIKLFSRTRKVSGLSSSPSTPSLHMLFPKEVHQSAPERLERSLSSPPPDTGQRLSLPSSAKPPMSSSSPIPYAFPLPQATSQPNFYGLFEGMLEKLDLNDDGVAAEPDRDIYMRFMKSHCCYDIVPTSSKLVVFDTGLQVKKAFFALVANGVRAAPLWDSERQCFVGMLTITDFIIILHRYYKSPLVQIYELEDHKLETWREVYLQETFKPLVNISPESSIFDAVYSLIKNKIHRLPVIDPVTGNPLYILTHKRILKFLQLFVREMPKPAFMKQTLGELGIGTYKNIAFIHPDTPIIKALQIFVERRVSALPVVDVSGKVVDIYSKFDVINLAAEKTYNNLDITVTQALRHRCQYFEGVMQCHKLDTLETIVDKIVKAEVHRLVVVDDRSAIEGIISLSDILQALVLSPADACREEGLLE is encoded by the exons GGAGAGGTCTGCAGCCACTCTGTCAGCCCAACTAAAGGACTCTTTGTGAGGGGTGGTCCTGCCGGTGTCAGCCAACCCTCCAGTCCCATGGCTGCCCACTCCCAGTCCCGGATCAGCCCTGGCTCATCCAGAACCATTTCCCCCTACCTCTCCACCCACCAGGTCCCCTCACCACCCAAATCCCCCCTTTGCCTCAGCTTCAGTGGTATATTCCGCTCTTCGCCCAACTCATCATCCAACTCTAGCATCAAGCTCTTTTCTAGGACCAGGAAAg TCTCCGGCCTCTCGTCTTCCCCCAGCACCCCCAGCCTGCACATGCTGTTCCCTAAGGAGGTTCACCAGAGTGCCCCAGAGCGCCTGGAACGCTCCCTCTCATCACCCCCACCAGACACCGGACAGCGCCTCAGCCTGCCGTCCTCTGCCAAGCCCCccatgtcctcctcctctccgatACCCTACGCTTTCCCACTGCCCCAAGCTACCTCACAGCCA AATTTCTACGGTTTATTCGAAGGCATGCTGGAGAAACTTGACCTAAACGATGATGGTGTTG CTGCTGAACCAGACAGAGATATTTACATGCGCTTTATGAAGTCCCACTGCTGCTATGACATCGTTCCCACCAGCTCCAAGCTGGTCGTGTTCGACACGGGCCTACAG GTGAAGAAGGCGTTCTTTGCCTTAGTGGCCAATGGGGTGCGTGCTGCCCCACTATGGGATTCAGAGAGGCAGTGTTTTGTGG GAATGTTGACAATCACAGACTTCATCATCATACTACACAGATACTACAAGTCACCGTTG GTGCAAATATATGAGTTGGAAGATCATAAGCTTGAGACATGGAGAG AAGTATATTTGCAAGAGACATTCAAGCCTTTAGTGAACATATCACCCGAATCAAG CATATTTGATGCAGTCTATTCCCTCATTAAAAACAAGATCCACCGGCTGCCTGTCATCGACCCTGTGACGGGGAACCCACTTTACATCCTCACACACAAGAGGATCCTCAAGTTCCTACAGCTCTTT GTGCGTGAGATGCCCAAGCCGGCTTTTATGAAGCAGACTCTCGGAGAGCTGGGCATCGGCACCTACAAGAACATAGCCTTCATCCACCCTGACACACCCATCATCAAGGCCCTGCAGATCTTCGTAGAGAGGAGGGTGTCTGCCCTGCCTGTTGTGGACGTATCTG GGAAAGTGGTGGATATTTACTCCAAATTTGATGTCATA AACCTGGCAGCAGAGAAGACTTACAATAACCTGGACATCACAGTGACCCAGGCTCTGAGGCATCGCTGCCAGTACTTTGAGGGGGTCATGCAATGCCACAAGCTGGACACACTGGAGACCATTGTGGACAAGATTGTCAAAGCAGAG gtccACCGGCTGGTAGTGGTGGATGATCGCTCGGCCATCGAGGGCATCATCTCCCTGTCTGACATTCTGCAGGCCCTGGTGCTCAGCCCAGCAG ATGCCTGCAGAGAGGAGGGCCTCCTGGAGTGA
- the LOC109874824 gene encoding 5'-AMP-activated protein kinase subunit gamma-2 isoform X3 — protein sequence MLFPKEVHQSAPERLERSLSSPPPDTGQRLSLPSSAKPPMSSSSPIPYAFPLPQATSQPNFYGLFEGMLEKLDLNDDGVAAEPDRDIYMRFMKSHCCYDIVPTSSKLVVFDTGLQVKKAFFALVANGVRAAPLWDSERQCFVGMLTITDFIIILHRYYKSPLVQIYELEDHKLETWREVYLQETFKPLVNISPESSIFDAVYSLIKNKIHRLPVIDPVTGNPLYILTHKRILKFLQLFVREMPKPAFMKQTLGELGIGTYKNIAFIHPDTPIIKALQIFVERRVSALPVVDVSGKVVDIYSKFDVINLAAEKTYNNLDITVTQALRHRCQYFEGVMQCHKLDTLETIVDKIVKAEVHRLVVVDDRSAIEGIISLSDILQALVLSPADACREEGLLE from the exons ATGCTGTTCCCTAAGGAGGTTCACCAGAGTGCCCCAGAGCGCCTGGAACGCTCCCTCTCATCACCCCCACCAGACACCGGACAGCGCCTCAGCCTGCCGTCCTCTGCCAAGCCCCccatgtcctcctcctctccgatACCCTACGCTTTCCCACTGCCCCAAGCTACCTCACAGCCA AATTTCTACGGTTTATTCGAAGGCATGCTGGAGAAACTTGACCTAAACGATGATGGTGTTG CTGCTGAACCAGACAGAGATATTTACATGCGCTTTATGAAGTCCCACTGCTGCTATGACATCGTTCCCACCAGCTCCAAGCTGGTCGTGTTCGACACGGGCCTACAG GTGAAGAAGGCGTTCTTTGCCTTAGTGGCCAATGGGGTGCGTGCTGCCCCACTATGGGATTCAGAGAGGCAGTGTTTTGTGG GAATGTTGACAATCACAGACTTCATCATCATACTACACAGATACTACAAGTCACCGTTG GTGCAAATATATGAGTTGGAAGATCATAAGCTTGAGACATGGAGAG AAGTATATTTGCAAGAGACATTCAAGCCTTTAGTGAACATATCACCCGAATCAAG CATATTTGATGCAGTCTATTCCCTCATTAAAAACAAGATCCACCGGCTGCCTGTCATCGACCCTGTGACGGGGAACCCACTTTACATCCTCACACACAAGAGGATCCTCAAGTTCCTACAGCTCTTT GTGCGTGAGATGCCCAAGCCGGCTTTTATGAAGCAGACTCTCGGAGAGCTGGGCATCGGCACCTACAAGAACATAGCCTTCATCCACCCTGACACACCCATCATCAAGGCCCTGCAGATCTTCGTAGAGAGGAGGGTGTCTGCCCTGCCTGTTGTGGACGTATCTG GGAAAGTGGTGGATATTTACTCCAAATTTGATGTCATA AACCTGGCAGCAGAGAAGACTTACAATAACCTGGACATCACAGTGACCCAGGCTCTGAGGCATCGCTGCCAGTACTTTGAGGGGGTCATGCAATGCCACAAGCTGGACACACTGGAGACCATTGTGGACAAGATTGTCAAAGCAGAG gtccACCGGCTGGTAGTGGTGGATGATCGCTCGGCCATCGAGGGCATCATCTCCCTGTCTGACATTCTGCAGGCCCTGGTGCTCAGCCCAGCAG ATGCCTGCAGAGAGGAGGGCCTCCTGGAGTGA